In one Thermaerobacter sp. PB12/4term genomic region, the following are encoded:
- the argS gene encoding arginine--tRNA ligase has translation MGMDPVAAARQQVRQALESAAAAAVAAGELPGEAAPGTDAWRGVQVEVPRDPRHGDFASNAALVLAGRARRAPREVAAVLERHLPGGAWLRKVEAAGPGFLNFHLADDWWREGVRAILRAGGAFGRTDRGGGQRVQVEFVSANPTGPLGVVNARAAALGDALARVLQAAGYRVEKEFYLNDAGNQIRKLALSLEARMRQELGQPAEIPEGGYPGEYLIDIARDLLAAEGPALLDRPEEERWERMARFAVEAIVAQMRTQLARFGVEFDEWYPETRVREAGYPERVLERLRQRGMVYEQDGALWLRSSAVGDDKDRVLVRRDGEYTYTLVDIAYHLTKWERGFQRAIDIWGQDHHGHVVPMQAALRALGLPDGWFEVLLTQMVHLVRGGQAVRMSKRRGELVTMAEFLDEVDVDAARYFFLMRSPDTHLDFDLDLANLRSSENPVYYVQYAHARACGILRQAEAEAGLRPDESVDLGPLGDPAERDLARRLLDLPGEVAAAAEAREPHRLTYYLKDVATLFHQFYTRCRVLGEEDPVAQARLALVDATRQVLATALGLLGVTAPERM, from the coding sequence ATGGGGATGGATCCCGTCGCGGCGGCGCGGCAGCAGGTGCGGCAGGCCCTGGAGTCAGCTGCTGCCGCAGCGGTGGCAGCGGGCGAGCTGCCCGGCGAGGCAGCGCCTGGCACCGATGCCTGGCGGGGCGTGCAGGTCGAGGTGCCCCGGGATCCCCGCCACGGGGACTTCGCCAGCAACGCGGCGCTGGTGCTGGCAGGGCGGGCCCGCCGGGCCCCCCGGGAGGTGGCCGCCGTCCTGGAGCGCCACCTGCCGGGCGGCGCCTGGTTGCGCAAGGTGGAGGCGGCCGGTCCCGGGTTCCTCAACTTCCACCTGGCCGACGACTGGTGGAGGGAAGGCGTGCGGGCCATCCTCCGGGCGGGCGGGGCCTTCGGGCGCACGGACCGGGGCGGCGGCCAGCGGGTGCAGGTGGAGTTCGTCAGCGCCAACCCCACGGGGCCGCTGGGCGTGGTGAACGCCCGGGCCGCCGCCCTGGGCGATGCCCTGGCCCGGGTGCTTCAAGCCGCGGGCTACCGGGTGGAGAAGGAGTTCTACCTCAACGACGCCGGCAACCAGATCCGCAAGCTGGCCCTTTCCCTGGAGGCCCGCATGCGCCAGGAACTGGGCCAGCCGGCGGAGATCCCCGAAGGCGGCTACCCCGGCGAGTACCTGATCGACATCGCCCGGGACCTTCTGGCCGCCGAGGGCCCGGCCCTCCTGGACCGGCCCGAGGAAGAGCGCTGGGAGCGCATGGCCCGGTTCGCCGTCGAGGCCATCGTGGCCCAGATGCGCACCCAGCTGGCGCGGTTCGGCGTGGAGTTCGACGAGTGGTACCCGGAGACCCGGGTGCGGGAGGCCGGCTACCCCGAGCGGGTGCTGGAGCGCCTGCGCCAGCGGGGCATGGTGTACGAGCAAGACGGCGCCTTGTGGCTGCGCTCGTCCGCGGTGGGAGACGACAAGGACCGGGTGCTGGTGCGGCGGGACGGGGAGTACACCTACACCCTGGTGGACATCGCCTATCACCTGACCAAGTGGGAGCGGGGCTTCCAGCGGGCCATCGACATCTGGGGCCAGGATCACCACGGCCACGTGGTGCCGATGCAGGCGGCGCTCCGGGCCCTGGGCCTGCCCGACGGCTGGTTCGAGGTGTTGTTGACCCAGATGGTGCACCTGGTGCGCGGCGGCCAGGCGGTGCGCATGTCCAAGCGGCGCGGCGAGCTGGTCACCATGGCGGAGTTCCTGGATGAGGTGGATGTGGATGCGGCCCGGTACTTCTTCCTGATGCGCTCGCCCGACACCCATCTGGACTTCGACCTGGACCTGGCCAACCTGCGCTCCAGCGAAAACCCGGTCTACTACGTGCAGTATGCCCACGCCCGGGCCTGCGGCATCCTGCGGCAGGCGGAAGCGGAAGCCGGCCTGCGGCCTGACGAGTCGGTGGACCTGGGCCCCCTGGGCGACCCGGCCGAGAGGGATCTGGCCCGGCGCCTGCTGGATCTGCCGGGTGAGGTGGCGGCGGCGGCCGAAGCACGGGAGCCCCACCGGCTGACCTATTACCTGAAGGACGTGGCCACCCTGTTTCACCAGTTCTACACCCGCTGCCGCGTGCTGGGTGAGGAGGACCCCGTGGCCCAGGCCCGGCTGGCCCTGGTGGACGCCACCCGCCAGGTGCTGGCGACCGCCCTGGGGCTTCTGGGGGTGACGGCGCCCGAACGGATGTAG
- the speB gene encoding agmatinase — MEEPWSPGLWERPGRFMAAEAGYPEAQWVLAGAPLELTVSYRAGTRWGPARIREASYALETYSPHLDRDLEELAIHDAGDIALPLGNLGQSLARIEAALRRPYAGGKRVLLLGGEHLVTLAAVNAALDRYPDLVVVQLDAHTDLRDRYLDEPYSHATVMRRVLDLVGPGRLWQLGPRSGLREEFQLAREQGRFYHDVEEGADALAGQLAGPLQGVPLYLTVDIDVLDPSVAPGTGTPEPGGPDFATLLRALYRLARAGARVVGADIVETAPPLDPSGRTEIVAAKIAREILLAFTGEVAQ; from the coding sequence ATGGAAGAACCCTGGTCTCCCGGCCTCTGGGAACGGCCGGGACGGTTCATGGCGGCGGAGGCCGGCTACCCCGAGGCCCAGTGGGTGCTGGCCGGCGCGCCCCTGGAACTTACCGTCAGTTACCGGGCGGGCACCCGCTGGGGGCCCGCCCGCATCCGTGAAGCGTCCTACGCCCTGGAGACGTACAGCCCCCATCTGGACCGGGACCTGGAGGAACTGGCGATCCACGACGCCGGGGACATCGCCCTGCCGCTGGGCAATCTGGGCCAGAGCCTGGCCCGGATCGAGGCTGCCCTGCGGCGGCCCTACGCCGGCGGGAAACGGGTGCTCCTGCTGGGCGGCGAGCACCTGGTCACCCTGGCGGCGGTGAACGCCGCCCTGGACCGCTACCCGGACCTGGTGGTGGTCCAGCTGGACGCCCACACGGACCTGCGCGACCGGTACCTGGACGAGCCTTACTCCCACGCCACGGTGATGCGGCGGGTGCTGGACCTGGTGGGCCCCGGGCGGCTCTGGCAGCTGGGGCCCCGCTCGGGGCTGCGGGAAGAGTTCCAGCTGGCGCGGGAGCAGGGCCGGTTCTACCACGATGTGGAGGAGGGGGCGGACGCCCTGGCCGGCCAGCTGGCGGGGCCGCTGCAGGGCGTTCCCCTGTACCTGACGGTGGACATCGACGTGCTGGATCCGTCGGTGGCGCCGGGAACCGGCACCCCCGAGCCTGGCGGGCCCGACTTTGCGACCTTGCTGCGGGCCCTCTACCGGCTGGCCCGGGCCGGAGCGCGGGTGGTGGGGGCCGACATCGTCGAGACGGCGCCGCCCCTGGACCCCAGCGGGCGGACGGAAATCGTGGCGGCGAAGATTGCCCGGGAAATCCTGCTGGCCTTCACGGGGGAGGTGGCGCAGTGA
- the speE gene encoding polyamine aminopropyltransferase, with the protein MQVWFSEDQTADLRISVRVRQVLHQERSPYQEIMVLDTVQFGRMLVLDDVIQTTEKDEFAYHEMMAHVPLFAHPHPRRVLVIGGGDGGVLREVLRHPTVEEAHMAEIDQRVVEVSRRHLPELNNFADARARVFFTDGIRHVEEHPDAYDVIIVDSTDPVGPAVALFGSDFHRAVFRALRPGGIFVQQSESPFFNRELIRQVQASLRQVFPVAGLYWGVVPTYPGGFWTYSVGTRGTDPRRPREGAWEEARLQTRYYSPEVHRAAFALPPFVAELVEPEPAGAPAGGPPVPGSKGS; encoded by the coding sequence GTGCAGGTTTGGTTTTCCGAAGACCAAACGGCCGACCTCCGGATCTCGGTGCGGGTGCGGCAGGTGCTCCACCAGGAGCGCAGCCCCTACCAGGAGATCATGGTGCTGGACACCGTCCAGTTCGGCCGCATGCTGGTGCTGGACGACGTGATCCAGACCACCGAGAAGGACGAGTTCGCCTATCACGAGATGATGGCCCACGTGCCCCTGTTTGCCCACCCCCATCCGCGGCGGGTGCTGGTCATTGGCGGCGGGGACGGTGGCGTCCTGCGGGAGGTCCTGCGCCACCCCACGGTGGAAGAGGCCCACATGGCGGAGATCGACCAGCGGGTGGTCGAGGTCTCGCGCCGGCACCTGCCCGAGCTGAACAACTTTGCCGACGCCCGCGCCCGGGTGTTCTTCACCGACGGCATCCGCCACGTGGAGGAACATCCCGACGCCTACGATGTGATCATCGTCGACTCCACCGATCCGGTGGGGCCGGCGGTGGCCCTCTTTGGCTCGGACTTTCACCGTGCCGTCTTCCGGGCGTTGCGGCCCGGGGGCATCTTCGTCCAGCAGTCGGAGTCGCCCTTCTTCAACCGCGAGCTGATTCGCCAGGTGCAGGCCTCGTTGCGGCAGGTCTTCCCCGTGGCCGGACTGTACTGGGGCGTGGTGCCCACCTACCCCGGCGGTTTCTGGACCTACAGCGTGGGCACGCGGGGAACCGACCCGCGCCGGCCACGGGAAGGGGCCTGGGAAGAAGCGCGCCTCCAGACGCGGTACTACAGTCCGGAGGTCCACCGGGCAGCCTTTGCACTACCACCCTTCGTTGCCGAGCTGGTGGAGCCGGAGCCGGCCGGTGCACCGGCGGGTGGCCCACCGGTTCCGGGCAGCAAGGGGTCTTGA
- a CDS encoding pyruvoyl-dependent arginine decarboxylase — translation MLPTPKKVTVVAGSGEGDHKLTAFDNALLAAGIGNLNLIKVSSILPPDCEVVEKLDIPPGSLTPTAYGTIASDVKGDRIAAAVAVGFSDRDYGTIMEFSGHCTQKEAEQAVRAMVEEAFRRRGMALREVRVAAAEMVVGDRPGAVVAAAVLWY, via the coding sequence TTGCTTCCCACACCCAAGAAGGTCACGGTGGTGGCGGGCAGCGGCGAGGGCGACCACAAGCTGACGGCCTTCGACAACGCCCTGCTGGCGGCCGGCATCGGCAACCTCAATCTGATCAAGGTGTCCAGCATCCTTCCGCCCGACTGCGAGGTGGTGGAGAAGCTGGACATCCCCCCGGGTTCCCTGACCCCCACGGCCTACGGAACCATCGCCAGCGACGTCAAGGGCGACCGGATCGCCGCGGCGGTGGCGGTCGGGTTCTCCGACCGTGACTACGGCACCATCATGGAATTTTCGGGGCATTGTACCCAGAAGGAAGCCGAGCAGGCCGTGCGGGCCATGGTGGAAGAGGCCTTCCGGCGGCGGGGCATGGCCCTGCGGGAGGTGCGGGTCGCCGCGGCGGAGATGGTGGTGGGGGACCGGCCCGGCGCCGTGGTGGCCGCGGCGGTGCTCTGGTACTAG
- a CDS encoding transglycosylase domain-containing protein, with protein MGTANGARHGGTNRPGPRGGGYTEWRPRRRTGGMGDRRPGPAGTGGRGSGHRGGRHGRPSLARRVARWAGLAVVFLALAGAGVVAFAAATPLPKPQVPQATVVYDIEGRMIASLYRQNRQVARPEEIPRSLRQAVVAAEDARFYRHHGFDPVAIGRAVVRNLEAGRIVEGGSSITQQLARTLYDLSLERTVGRKFREALLAVKLETHYTKDQILTMYLNQVYFGRGAYGAKVAAREYFGKPLDELTLAESATLAAFIRGPEIYWRDPERAKGRRDWVLSRMAELGMITAAEAEQAQAEPLRLRPPDEPDTRAPYFVDYVRDQLAAQVPELANQIYTGGFRIYTTLDLDMQQAAEAAVQRLDDLVAPLEEHQGIPQPQVALIALDPSTGGIRAMVGGRDFETTPFNRAVRARRQPGSAFKPFLYTAVLAAGEPITTPVACRAREYPGGEGGRPYVPSDYGDERYHNAFLDIRRAVAISDNVVAVEWMNRVKPGRVAALARRMGITSPLTTQHLTLALGESAVTPLELARGYATLANLGQRVDPFAILRVEDRDGRVLFQHDPQAERVLAPDVAWLMTDVLKSVFDPAYSGTGRALGIGRPAAGKTGTTDASRDVWFVGYTPDLVAAVWVGADDNRQTVRLPGGAGATGSSTAGRIWQAFMRVALEGRPARDWPRPDGVVRASACTLTGALDNPQFQWREEWFLAGHVPPPNCLALLQDPHIREDLAAAGGAPRGLLPVPLPSLPELPGLPGLRPPATEPPGPGREAPEGGPPGGRPDPESPQAPAEPPRGPAQEPEGGPEGEEPEEAPSQPGGPSPGAARGGRERGGPGSPPGSPQGEATPEQGPPGQGGPEAPAGDVPGSGAGPGQDGAGDATPGHRPPAGPRDAGAGWPWESLPRPPEGRAPHP; from the coding sequence ATGGGCACCGCCAACGGCGCCCGGCACGGGGGGACGAACCGGCCCGGGCCGCGCGGCGGGGGATACACCGAGTGGCGCCCGCGGCGCCGCACCGGCGGTATGGGCGACCGCCGGCCCGGCCCCGCAGGAACCGGCGGGCGCGGTTCCGGACATCGGGGAGGCCGCCACGGGCGACCGTCCCTGGCCCGGCGGGTTGCCCGCTGGGCGGGCCTGGCGGTGGTCTTCCTGGCCCTGGCCGGGGCCGGCGTCGTGGCTTTCGCCGCCGCCACGCCCCTGCCCAAGCCCCAGGTCCCCCAGGCCACGGTGGTCTACGACATCGAGGGCCGGATGATCGCCAGCCTGTACCGCCAGAACCGCCAGGTGGCCCGGCCCGAAGAGATCCCGCGCAGCTTGCGCCAGGCCGTGGTGGCCGCGGAGGACGCCCGGTTCTACCGCCACCACGGCTTCGATCCCGTGGCCATCGGCCGGGCCGTGGTGCGCAACCTGGAGGCCGGGCGCATCGTGGAAGGGGGCTCGTCCATCACCCAGCAGCTGGCCCGGACCCTGTACGACCTCTCCCTGGAACGCACCGTCGGCCGCAAGTTCCGGGAAGCGCTGCTGGCGGTCAAGCTGGAGACCCACTACACCAAAGACCAGATCCTGACCATGTACCTCAACCAGGTGTACTTCGGGCGCGGTGCCTACGGGGCCAAGGTGGCGGCCCGGGAGTATTTCGGCAAGCCCCTGGATGAGCTGACCCTGGCCGAATCGGCCACCCTGGCCGCCTTCATCCGCGGTCCCGAGATCTACTGGCGCGATCCGGAGCGGGCCAAGGGGCGGCGCGACTGGGTGCTCTCGCGCATGGCCGAGCTGGGGATGATCACGGCGGCGGAGGCCGAGCAGGCCCAGGCGGAGCCCCTGCGCCTGCGGCCGCCGGACGAGCCGGACACCCGGGCGCCCTACTTCGTCGACTACGTCCGGGACCAGCTGGCCGCCCAGGTGCCCGAGCTGGCAAACCAGATCTATACCGGCGGGTTCCGCATCTACACCACCCTGGACCTGGACATGCAGCAAGCGGCGGAAGCCGCCGTGCAGCGCCTGGACGACCTGGTGGCCCCCCTGGAGGAGCACCAGGGCATACCGCAGCCCCAGGTAGCCCTGATCGCCCTCGACCCGTCCACCGGCGGCATCCGAGCCATGGTGGGCGGCCGTGACTTCGAAACGACGCCCTTCAACCGGGCGGTGCGGGCCCGCCGCCAGCCGGGGTCCGCCTTCAAGCCTTTCCTCTACACGGCCGTGCTGGCCGCCGGGGAACCCATCACCACGCCGGTGGCGTGCCGTGCCCGCGAGTACCCCGGTGGAGAGGGCGGCCGGCCTTACGTACCCAGCGATTACGGGGACGAGAGGTACCACAACGCCTTCCTGGACATCCGGCGGGCCGTGGCCATCTCCGACAACGTGGTCGCCGTGGAGTGGATGAACCGGGTCAAGCCGGGACGCGTGGCCGCCCTGGCCCGGCGCATGGGCATCACCTCGCCCCTCACCACCCAGCACCTGACCCTGGCCCTGGGCGAATCGGCCGTCACCCCCCTGGAGCTGGCACGCGGCTACGCGACCCTGGCCAACCTGGGCCAGCGGGTCGACCCCTTCGCCATCCTGCGGGTTGAAGATCGTGACGGCAGGGTGCTCTTCCAGCACGACCCCCAGGCGGAACGGGTCCTCGCCCCCGATGTGGCCTGGCTGATGACCGATGTGCTCAAGAGCGTCTTCGATCCCGCCTATAGCGGCACCGGGCGCGCCCTGGGCATCGGCCGGCCCGCGGCGGGCAAGACGGGGACCACCGACGCGTCGCGGGACGTCTGGTTCGTGGGCTATACACCGGACCTGGTGGCTGCGGTCTGGGTTGGTGCCGATGACAACCGGCAAACGGTCCGGCTGCCCGGTGGCGCGGGGGCCACGGGGAGCAGCACCGCCGGGCGCATCTGGCAGGCGTTCATGCGGGTCGCGCTGGAGGGGCGCCCCGCGCGGGACTGGCCCCGTCCCGACGGGGTGGTGCGGGCCAGCGCCTGCACCCTGACAGGTGCTCTGGACAACCCGCAGTTCCAGTGGCGGGAGGAATGGTTCCTGGCCGGGCACGTGCCCCCGCCCAACTGCCTGGCCCTCCTGCAGGATCCTCACATCCGGGAGGACCTGGCCGCCGCCGGAGGCGCACCCCGGGGGCTCTTGCCGGTGCCCCTGCCTTCGCTGCCCGAGCTACCGGGGCTGCCCGGGTTGCGGCCTCCCGCAACGGAGCCGCCGGGCCCAGGGCGGGAAGCACCGGAGGGCGGCCCGCCCGGCGGCCGTCCCGATCCCGAGAGCCCGCAGGCGCCGGCGGAGCCACCTCGCGGGCCGGCCCAGGAACCGGAAGGCGGGCCGGAAGGGGAAGAACCGGAAGAAGCTCCGTCCCAGCCCGGCGGCCCCAGCCCGGGCGCCGCGCGCGGGGGTAGGGAGCGCGGCGGGCCAGGCTCCCCGCCTGGCAGCCCGCAGGGCGAGGCCACCCCCGAACAGGGCCCTCCCGGCCAGGGCGGGCCGGAGGCGCCCGCAGGAGACGTGCCCGGCAGCGGTGCCGGTCCCGGGCAGGACGGTGCCGGTGACGCGACCCCGGGGCACCGACCGCCGGCCGGTCCCCGGGATGCCGGTGCGGGCTGGCCCTGGGAGAGCTTGCCGCGCCCGCCCGAGGGCCGGGCACCGCATCCCTAG